CCCGCTGGAAGGGACGCTTTTCCCTTGATATCATTGCGGGTATTCCGGGCCAGAAAAGCGAAAGCATCGATGAGATCGTCGAAACAGCGGTCGAATCTGGAGCCGATCACCTTTCTATCTACCAACTCACCATTGAAGAGGGGACTCCTCTTGCAAGAAAGATAGCCCAGGGGCTTCGTCGTGCGCCGCAGGATGAAGATTATCTTCGTCTCTTTAAGCACGCCGTCGAAACAGCCGAAAAAACGGGTTTTAAACGATATGAGGTTTCGGCATTTGCACGCAAGGGTTGTGAAAGCAAGCATAATCTACGCTATTGGTATCTGCGCCCCTATCTTGGGCTTGGAAGCGGCGCGGTATCGACCCTGCCGCTTGCTGACGGGAGGGCTCTGCGTTTTTGTACCGGAAAGGGGCGTTATATGAAAGAAATTCTTTCGCATAGACAACGCTTTACCGAAGCTCTCATGACAGGCTTTCGTCTGGTAGCAGGTGTTGATGAAAGCATGATTTCCGGCACTGGAATTCCCGACCATCCTTTTCGACTCATCAGAAAGACCATTACCGATTACCGGAAGCGCGGACTTTTGTTCATGAAAAACGGAAGGATGGGACTTACACATCAGGGGCTCGACCTTTTAGACCGTTTTCTTCTTGATTGCCTTGTAGAACTTGATATCACCTGGCCCGAGAATCGATCTTGACAGCGCATTTTCGGGCGTGATAGATTTTTATTTTAAAGCAGCATTTTTTAAGGAGTAGAGAGTATATGTCAGGCCATAGTAAATGGGCTTCGATCAAGCATAAAAAGGGTGCCATCGATGCTAAACGGGGAAAAGCCTTCACAAAAATCATCAAGGAGATTACTGTTGCGGCCCGAATGGGCGGAGGCGACCCCGAAGCAAATCCTCGGCTCAGAACCGCCGTTCTAAAAGCCAAAAGCGCAAACATGCCGAAGGACAATGTCGAGCGCGCCATTAAGAAGGGAACAGGAGATCTCGAAGGGGTCGATTATGTTGAACTGGCCTATGAGGCATACGGCCCTGGCGGCGTAGCGATTCTCATTGATGCTCTTACCGATAATAAAAACCGAACTGCTGCGGATGTGCGAAGTATCCTGACCAAAGGCGGTGGGAACCTCGGGGAATCGGGTTGTGTTTCTTATCTTTTCCAACGCAAAGGTATCATCAATTACTCTGCGGAGAGCTACACCGAAGAGGCAATTTTCGAGGTTGCCCTGGAGGCTGGAGCGGAAGATGTTTCCACCGAGGGAGACTCGATCGAAGTCATGACCGCTCCGGAGGATTTTGAACCGGTTCTGAAGGCCCTCCAGGCTGCAGGTTTTGAAGAAGAGCTCGCTGAGGTAAATAAGGTTCCCGATTCGACCGTCACCCTTGATGAGGAAAAGACCAGAAAGGCTCTCAGGCTTATCGAACGACTGGATGACCACGATGATGTTCAGTCTGTGGCGACAAACCTGGATATTCCCGAAGGCTTCGACCCGGACGAAGAATGACCAGGATACTCGGCCTTGATCCCGGTTTTGCCGAGACCGGCTGGGGAGTCGTAGAGGCCGAAGGTAACCGTTTCCGCCATGTCGATCACGGTGCCATCCGAACAAAAGCGAAAGAGCAAGTCGGATTCCGTTTGTCTGCAATTTACGATGCCGTAAAGAGCCTTGTCGAACAGTATCGACCCGAATGCTGCGGAATCGAAGAACTCTATTTTGCAAAAAATATTACCAGCGCCTTTCCTGTCGCTCAGGCAAGAGGGGTGCTGTTGCTTGTGCTGGAGCAGCATTCCATTGTAACCGAAAGTTATTCTCCGCCGCTTATCAAGCAGACGATTACAGGAGTCGGCAGGGCGGAGAAACGGCAGGTTCAGGAAATGGTTCGGCTCTTGCTTGGATTGACGGAAATTCCCAAACCGGATCATGCGGCTGATGCTTTGGCCGCAGCATT
This window of the Sediminispirochaeta bajacaliforniensis DSM 16054 genome carries:
- the hemW gene encoding radical SAM family heme chaperone HemW; the protein is MNLSVNDLSLYIHVPFCFDKCDYCDFFSIPHHGRPDNRLLEREFRLIEAMGSRWLRRLQCRSLETIYIGGGTPSSIGLDRLERLLSIIANLIKKEGIAFEGEYTMEANPRDISDDLIELLESYKINRLSLGLQSLNDRDLRAIGRSGSRAQSLNALSVLSSRWKGRFSLDIIAGIPGQKSESIDEIVETAVESGADHLSIYQLTIEEGTPLARKIAQGLRRAPQDEDYLRLFKHAVETAEKTGFKRYEVSAFARKGCESKHNLRYWYLRPYLGLGSGAVSTLPLADGRALRFCTGKGRYMKEILSHRQRFTEALMTGFRLVAGVDESMISGTGIPDHPFRLIRKTITDYRKRGLLFMKNGRMGLTHQGLDLLDRFLLDCLVELDITWPENRS
- a CDS encoding YebC/PmpR family DNA-binding transcriptional regulator produces the protein MSGHSKWASIKHKKGAIDAKRGKAFTKIIKEITVAARMGGGDPEANPRLRTAVLKAKSANMPKDNVERAIKKGTGDLEGVDYVELAYEAYGPGGVAILIDALTDNKNRTAADVRSILTKGGGNLGESGCVSYLFQRKGIINYSAESYTEEAIFEVALEAGAEDVSTEGDSIEVMTAPEDFEPVLKALQAAGFEEELAEVNKVPDSTVTLDEEKTRKALRLIERLDDHDDVQSVATNLDIPEGFDPDEE
- the ruvC gene encoding crossover junction endodeoxyribonuclease RuvC translates to MTRILGLDPGFAETGWGVVEAEGNRFRHVDHGAIRTKAKEQVGFRLSAIYDAVKSLVEQYRPECCGIEELYFAKNITSAFPVAQARGVLLLVLEQHSIVTESYSPPLIKQTITGVGRAEKRQVQEMVRLLLGLTEIPKPDHAADALAAALTHASFRFSSLRGVRRDI